From the genome of Halobacteriovorax marinus SJ:
ACTTAACGAAAAGCCTAAATCAGCTGGGGAAGCTACATTTACACTAGATCTTTCTCCAACAACTAATGACAAACTTTCAAAAGTTGAAAGCCAGTACATTCAGCATATGAGTGATCCTGGAATGAATATTGATCCAACAAAGACATTTGATAACTTCATTGTTGGTCCATCAAATAATCTTGCCCATGCTACAGCAGTGGCCATCTCTAGAACTCCTGGAGACCAAGGTAAGTACCCTTCTCTTTATATACATTCAAACTCAGGGCTAGGTAAAACACACCTCCTCTATGCTGTTGCCAATGGGATCAAAGAGAATTTTCCTCAGTACGTTGTTTACTTAACAACAGCTAGAGATTTCATGAAAGAGTATATCGAGTCTGTTAAATCTAAGACTGTTGATGCTTTTCAAGAGAAGTTCACAAAGAAAATTGATGTTCTAATGATTGATGATATTCATGAGTTAAAAGGAAAGAAAGGAACACAGGACGAACTCTTTCACGTTTTCAACGGTCTTTATACTAATGGAAAACAGCTTATCTTCACATCTGATAAGTCACCTGAAGAGATCGATGGTATTGAAGAGAGAATCAAAACTAGACTTCAGTGGGGTCTTGTTATCGATATTCAAAAGCCAGACTTTGAAACAAGAATTGCAATCTTAAAAAGAAAGGCCTACGAATTAGACCTATACCTACAAGATGATATCCTAACACTCATTGCAAACTCTATTAAAACCAATATTAGAGAGCTTGAAGGATCACTTGTTAAGCTCTGTGCCTACGCTGACGTAATGAACGTTGAAGTGGACACAGAAATGGTTAAAGACATTCTTGGACTTAGCAGTAGTGATGTAGAAAGAAAAATTACATTAGATATTGTGGCCAAAGCAACTTCACAACATTTTAAAATTCCTGTTCCAGATCTTAAGTCTAAAGCAAGAACAAAAGATATTGTGAATGCTAGATTTGTAGCAATGTACTTATCAAGAAAGATAGTAAACGCTACACAAGAAGAAATTGGCCGGTTCTATGGGGGCAGAGACCACAGCTCTGTAGTACATGCTGAGAGAACCATCAAAGAAAAAATGAATAACGATATCGCACTCTCAAGAGATATTGTTACAATCGAAAACACTCTTTAATTAATACAAAGAAATTTTAAAAAAGTTAGGCTCAATTTATTGGGCCTTTTTTTTACTTATTAACTTATTCACATGTGAGTAGTCATTTATTCACGTTGAAATATGAGTAAATGACTATTCAAAAAAAAGTTATCAACGGCCCAGTTATGGATAACTCATCAATCTATTCATAACTCACGGCCCAATTAAAGAATTCACAATTTACTCACAGAGGGTGTGAACAAATAAATATAATAAAAACAGTATCTTAATTAAGTTTTTAAGACTTACTCACAAGTGAATAAATTGTGAGTAAAAAGAGGGAAAAATAGAGAATTAACAAAGAGCAAAATTCATAATGCAAAATGTTGTGAATAAGGCCGTGGATTAAATGGTAGGAAACTTTAAAATTATGAATAAAAAAATAATATACGAAACAGCTAAGATCTATACACAAAGTTTTCCATAGTTGCTCATAAGTTAGAATTCGTTGAAATACCGATGAATATTGATTAAATTGAAGTTATAAACTTATCCACAGCGTATATATAATATATATTAATTAAATATAAATATATAAATAGAAGAGATAAAAAAAGAAATTAAAAAGTACGTTGATTTAGTAATCTGATAAGGATAAATATTTCTAGTCAAAAATATAGGGAAAGAAAATGAAAATAAGACTTCACACAGAAGATTTAAAATCAGCTCTTAATAAAGTTCTATCAGTTGTAGATAAA
Proteins encoded in this window:
- the dnaA gene encoding chromosomal replication initiator protein DnaA, whose amino-acid sequence is MSQEFPFEHFLKSSNTQNSADVFNENKSLKELKFLKEDIKEEYTQDPINEIFSAEEFQTIESTFLSTLESKISPQKYNAYFTGVFKLTNITMDSIVFNVSNQLIKTMIEKHCLNEVKATIREVLGKEYEVIINIVNQNTEEAPAPSEAILNEKPKSAGEATFTLDLSPTTNDKLSKVESQYIQHMSDPGMNIDPTKTFDNFIVGPSNNLAHATAVAISRTPGDQGKYPSLYIHSNSGLGKTHLLYAVANGIKENFPQYVVYLTTARDFMKEYIESVKSKTVDAFQEKFTKKIDVLMIDDIHELKGKKGTQDELFHVFNGLYTNGKQLIFTSDKSPEEIDGIEERIKTRLQWGLVIDIQKPDFETRIAILKRKAYELDLYLQDDILTLIANSIKTNIRELEGSLVKLCAYADVMNVEVDTEMVKDILGLSSSDVERKITLDIVAKATSQHFKIPVPDLKSKARTKDIVNARFVAMYLSRKIVNATQEEIGRFYGGRDHSSVVHAERTIKEKMNNDIALSRDIVTIENTL